GACGTGACGCGCGGGGGCGGCGGTTATTCGCTCAGCGCGAGCTCCGGTTCAAACGATGCTGCTGGTCCGCGCGACGCTAACCGGCTCCGGGGCCCTGTTACCgccggtgggaggaggaggaggaggaggaggatggcggCGGGGGGTTGAGGCCCTGTTACCgccggtgggaggaggaggatggcggCGGGGGGTTGAGGCCCTGTTACCgccggtgggaggaggaggatggcggCGGGGGGTTGAGGCCCTGTTACCgccggtgggaggaggaggatggcggCGGGGGGTTGAGGCCCTGTTACCgccggtgggaggaggaggaggatggcggCGGGGGGTTGAGGCCCTGTTACCgccggtgggaggaggaggatggcggcggcggcggggggCAGAGGCTGCGGAATGTTCCCGAAGAACGGCGCTGGCAGCCGGTTCCCGGCCCCGGGTTTACCGCGAGGTCTCAGCCGCCGCTGGCGGCTCCGGTTGGCACCGCGGAGCACCCCGGCCGGCTCCTCACCCcggccgccgcctcctcctccttctccccccgcgggctttctcctcttccacctcggCCGGGGGAGCGGGATGCTGGCGGTGCGGGGTGGCGCTGGAGCCGCTGGGCTTCTTCTGCCCCTCTTGCCGGGCCCTGCAGCCGCCGGACAAGAGCCGCGATTACTTCGAGGTGATGGGCTGCCCGCGCCGCTTCCGCCTCGACCCCAAGCGGCTGCAGAGCTCGCACCGGCGGCTGCAGCGCGCCCTGCACCCGGACAACTTCAGCCAGAGCTCCGACGCCGAGCGCCGCTACTCGGAGGAGCAGTCGGCGCTGGTGAACGCGGCGTACGGCGCGCTGCTGAGGCCGCTGTCCCGGGGCCTCTACCTGCTGCGGCTGGAGCTGCCGGGGGCACAGGCggcggatgatgatgatgagggggaggTGGACCAGGCGACGGCGAACCCCGCCTTCCTGCGCGACGTGCTGGAGCTGAACGAGCAGCTGGCGGCGGCCGAGAGCCAGGCCGAGATCCGCCGCGTCGCCGGCTGCGTGGAGGGCCGGCTGCGGGAGCTGGGCGAGGAGGTGGCGCGGGCCTTCGAGCAGGGCCGGCCGCAGGAGGCGAGGACGCTGCTGCAGCAGATGAAATACTGGAGCAGCATCGAGGACCGGGTGAAGGAGAGGCTGCTGCCCACCTGATGGTCAGGgggtgggttgggttgggttgggggcgAGCTCCGGGGAAAAGGCCGCGCCGCTGGCACCTCAGCAACCGATCAGTTGGTGAGATGGGGGGGGACAGCTCCGCGtcagagggagtggtggagggcgGAGAGTTGGTTTGAAGTTTCTCCCCTTGGAAAAGCAAACGGGCCCTCCCCGGTTCAGTGCTTGGCCACTGGAGGATGTGTGCTCAATGCCAACATTATAAATCTGCCTTTTCATACATATTTTTGATATCATCAGTGCAGACAGGCCGCAATTATCCATGGACCGTTGGAGTGCAAGAGTTGAAAATGtgaccttgatttttttttgttagcgACCTTGACATCAATACAGATATAGCCGGAAAAGTTTCCCCTCAAGACAACTCGGAATTGTAATTAAAACATGAAAATCACAACCATATTTTAAACCCTACCTTACAATTTATAATACCACAATGTTATTTGTATTACTTGGAACAAACGGTGTCTAAATCCCATCATGACTTTGCCCTTTCCTGCTCTCTAACCTCCCCTCGATTCTTCTGATGCTGCCCCTCTTGTGTATCTCCTCTTTCCCGCCCCGCTATTGGCAGCGGTGTTTTCAGCGTCCTAGGTCCTATgccttggaattccctccctaaatccctctgcctctgtGCCTCCCTTCTTTAAAGACTCCTAAAATCTCATTCTTTAGCttgtccatttttttttcattacacctctgaagtgccttgagatgtttttctatgttaaaggtgctaaataaatacaaAATGTTGGTGATTCATACACTTTCTTAATTTGGTTCAGCGGTTACTCTAAAGTACTACAAGGTATATGAAACATGCATATCCCAAGGTTGCCTAAACAGCAGTAAACTAACAAACAAATAGCTGCAACTAAAGTACAATCTTTTAAAGCAAGGCTTATGTATCTAAATCCAGTTTGGGACAAATATTGATCCCTTCAGGTTACAAATTTCCGTAAGCAGTCAAATGtcattgaaaaaaaatctgttttgaaTTGCTTATAAAGGGTATTCTGATTTTACCTGAAATGATCAGCCAATTAAAATGCAAGGGAATTGCACAGTAGTAAATGAGGCTCACTAGAGACTGATCTAGGATTTTTGATCATAATACCTACAGTAACCCATTAGAATGAATGAGCTACCATGGGCATTACAATTGGACAAGCTAAACCCTTAAGCCTTTACCCTCTGCCAGATCAGAGGTGGATAGGAGTGGCTGCCTTCGTGGGAGAAGTGGAAGGGAAATGATAACATTCTCCTAATTTCTGTTTAGTATTTTTATGTAGTAGAACTGTCAATACGTAACAAGCTGAGCAAATGTACATTGATGTAGTGAATTCTGTGAGTTTAGTTCAGCTGCTGAATGAGTggctgcttttgtactccatacaATGTTCACATATGACCTAACAAGCCCAACTCAAATTGTATTTGTTACTTAGGATGAAGCTTTTCATTCTGTAACATGGGTATCCACGGATTGATGACCTACATTGGAGAAAATCATAATTTCTTTAATAATGTCAAGTTACGAAATACAAAAATTGTAATAGATGGCAATAACTTATTTCATAGACTTTACTTTGACTCTGGTTTGGATCTAAAGTATGGAGGTGAATATGATTTGTTtgttgatgtcatctgcaaattctttGAAGCACTATCTCGCTGTAATATTACACCTTATGTGGTATTTGATGGTGGATGCGACTGTACCGATAAGAAGTTTGAAACTATCAAACAGCGTGCAAGGGACAAAATCCAAAAGGCACATGTCATTTCAAGAGGCGGTGGAGGGACTGTGATACCGCTGCTCGTCCCAGAAGTTTTTAAACAAGTTTTAGTGCAGTTGCAACTATCATTTGTCCAGTGTGATGCTGAAGCAGACCGTGACATTGTAGCTCTAGCTAATCAATGGGCCTGCCCTGTCCTAACACTAGATAGTGACTTCTGTATCTTTGATTTGAAGGCTGGTTATTACCCcctcaattactttaagtggaaAAACATAATTACTCCCAAAGACAGCTCAGAGTCCTACATTTCAGCCCAATGTTTCTCCATTGAGAATTTCTGTAACCATTTTAGCCACATAAACAAAgctcttctccctctctttgcGGTGT
This DNA window, taken from Heptranchias perlo isolate sHepPer1 chromosome 2, sHepPer1.hap1, whole genome shotgun sequence, encodes the following:
- the hscb gene encoding iron-sulfur cluster co-chaperone protein HscB — protein: MGCPRRFRLDPKRLQSSHRRLQRALHPDNFSQSSDAERRYSEEQSALVNAAYGALLRPLSRGLYLLRLELPGAQAADDDDEGEVDQATANPAFLRDVLELNEQLAAAESQAEIRRVAGCVEGRLRELGEEVARAFEQGRPQEARTLLQQMKYWSSIEDRVKERLLPT